AATACCCGCTGCATGGAGGGCAGCGGCGATAGGAAGACCTTCGTATCCTTCAATCTCTCTTCCTTCAAAATAGAATTTTACTTTCTCTCCTCTTTTAAATTCCAGGATTGGATGCTCTTTTAAATAACCGTTCATAACACAAACTCCATTCTTTATTTAATCAACCCATCCACTTCAGGAACTGAAGTAATCGACCGCATTTTTGAATATATGCAAGCCGTCGCCGATCTCATCGAGAGTCTCTCTGGTATGACGGGGGTGCTGGAGATAAGAAATATAACGCTCTGGATGGGGCATCAAACCGAGAATCCTGCCGCTTCTGTCGGTGATACCCGCGATACCAAGGAGCGAACCATTGGGATTGAACGGGTAATCCGCCTGATTTCCGTTTTCGTCGACGTATTGAAAGACGATGTGTTCCTTAATCTTTGCCAATACCTCTTCATTCTTAACGACGAACTTGCCTTCGGCGTGGGCGACCGGCAGGGTTATTATCGGCTTCACTCCTTTTGTGAACACCGAACGGTCAGAAACCTTTAAATAGACCCAGCGGTCCTCAAATCGTTCAGAATCGTTCGTGATAAGGCTTACACTCTGTTCTTCAAAGTAGTCGGTGAAAGCCGGCAGAATACCGCACTTCACCAGTACCTGAAAACCATTGCAGATGCCGATGATCAGCTTGCCCTGGTTGATGAAATCCAGAAACTTATCACGCAGTTTAAACTTGATTTCGTTCGCGAGAATCTTTCCCGCGGAGATGTCGTCGCCGTAAGTAAAGCCGCCGGGAAAGACAATGATCTGGTAATCAGAAAAATCCGTGTCTTTGACCGCATCAATGTAGACACGCACGGCTTCTGCACCGGCTTTTTCGAATGCATACGCCGTTTCCACGTCACAATTCGTCCCTGCAGCCCGAACGACCAAAGCTTTTGGTTTCATTCTCTTATGTTATCTTTTCCAAAAATATAATAGATTATTTCAGAATTATCGTCTTGCCGTCGGCTGCCGCCTGAATGTGGTAAGTGCGATATTTACCCCGAAGTTCTTTAATCCTGTCATCGATGAATTGGTCTGTACTTCCGTGGTCATGATGGGTAAATATTACGCTCTTGACTCCGGCATCCCGGGCAAGCTGCATAACCTGATTGTATGTCGAATGACCCCAACCCACTCGCTGCTGATAGATGTCGTCCGTGTATTGGGCGTCGTGAATAAAGAAATCCACTCCTTTTACAAAATTAACAAATTTTTTATACGGCGTATTACCGCCTTTTGCGTGGAGTTCATTGTCCGTCAAAAAGGCAAAACAGTGTTTACCTTCAGTGAATTTGAAGGCAACCGTGTAATTAGGATGGTTGGTCGGTATCGTCTGAATGGTCATATTC
This genomic window from candidate division WOR-3 bacterium contains:
- the purQ gene encoding phosphoribosylformylglycinamidine synthase I, producing the protein MKPKALVVRAAGTNCDVETAYAFEKAGAEAVRVYIDAVKDTDFSDYQIIVFPGGFTYGDDISAGKILANEIKFKLRDKFLDFINQGKLIIGICNGFQVLVKCGILPAFTDYFEEQSVSLITNDSERFEDRWVYLKVSDRSVFTKGVKPIITLPVAHAEGKFVVKNEEVLAKIKEHIVFQYVDENGNQADYPFNPNGSLLGIAGITDRSGRILGLMPHPERYISYLQHPRHTRETLDEIGDGLHIFKNAVDYFSS
- a CDS encoding MBL fold metallo-hydrolase; this encodes MYIKFYGTRGSIAVANKETKKYGGNTTCMYVETDTGEAIIIDAGTGIRELGAHLLQKRKLKMHLIFSHYHWDHIQGFPFFAPIFFSNAEINIYGAKEEISVRKALNYQMTLPYFPATLKDLRAKLRFKELKNRLKIGNMTIQTIPTNHPNYTVAFKFTEGKHCFAFLTDNELHAKGGNTPYKKFVNFVKGVDFFIHDAQYTDDIYQQRVGWGHSTYNQVMQLARDAGVKSVIFTHHDHGSTDQFIDDRIKELRGKYRTYHIQAAADGKTIILK